The sequence TATAACGATAAAAAAATCAATATTCTAGATACACCTGGGCACAAAGATTTTGCCGAGGATACTTTTAGAACCTTAACTGCCGTTGATAGTGTTATTGTTGTTATTGATGTTGCAAAAGGTGTTGAGGAACAGACCGAAAAATTGGTCGAAGTCTGCAGAATGCGCAACATCCCCATGATTGTTTTTATCAATAAATTGGATAGAGAAGGTAAGGATGCCTTTGACCTTTTAGATGAAGTTGAACAAAAACTAGGTTTGTCCGTTACCCCTCTTAGTTTTCCTATTGGAATGGGCTACGACTTTAAGGGAATATATAATATCTACGAAAAGAACATCAATCTTTTTAGCGGGAACAGTAAGAAGAACATTGAAGAAACCATTGCCTTTACTGATATTGAAAATCCTGAACTCGACAATATAATTGGAGAATCCGCAGCACAAGAACTTAGAGACAACTTAGAGTTGGTTAGTGGGGTATATCCAGAATTTGATAAAGATGCCTATTTAAAAGGACAGCAACAACCTGTCTTTTTTGGTTCCGCATTAAACAACTTTGGGGTACGTGAACTTTTAGACTGCTTTGTTGAAATTGCACCTACTCCAAGACCAAAAATGGCGGAAGAACGTTTGGTAGAAGCAAGTGAAAAGGATTTTTCAGGTTTTGTATTTAAAATACATGCCAATATGGATCCCAAACACCGAGATCGTTTGGCATTTATAAAGATTGTGTCTGGTACTTTTGAACGCAATACACCATACTTGCATGTAAGACACAACAAAAAATTAAAGTTTTCCAGTCCAAATGCATTCTTCGCTGAAAAGAAAGAAATCGTCGATATTTCTTACCCTGGTGACATTGTGGGGTTGCATGACACTGGGAATTTTAAGATTGGTGATACGTTGACCAATGGAGAAAAATTAAGCTATAAGGGTATTCCTAGCTTTTCTCCCGAACATTTCAGATATATTAATAATGCTGACCCTATGAAAGCCAAACAGCTATACAAGGGTATTGATCAACTTATGGATGAAGGAGTTGCCCAGCTATTTACTCTGGAATTGAATGGTCGTAAAGTTATTGGCACTGTTGGCGCACTTCAGTATGAAGTTATTCAATATCGTTTAGAACATGAATATGGAGCCAAATGTACCTACGAAAACTTTCCAGTACACAAGGCTTGTTGGGTAGAAGCGGACGATGCTTCCAATGATGAGTTTAAAGAGTTTAAACGAGTGAAGCAGAAATTTTTAGCTATTGATAAGCGAGGACAATTGGTCTTTTTAGCCGATTCACAATTTTCGTTACAGATGACGCAACAAAAATACCCCTCGGTAAAGCTTCACTTTACTTCAGAATTTGACTAAATACTATTGATTTTTAAGGTAACTGGTTATGTCTGACGGTTTGCACACTCTGGACTGATTACTACTTTTTTTGTACTTTAAAAGCACATAACCAATAAATGCCTTTTTTATGACAACTGATTCTATACATAAATCACCCGTTTGGTTCTGGGTGGTCAGTGTTATTGCTTTGCTGTGGAACCTTATGGGACTAAGCGCGTATTTGGCTGATGCCTATACCAGTATTGAGCAATTGGAACAAATGAGCCAAGAAGTAAGAGAACTTTATGAGGGTAGACCTGCTTGGGCTACTGCTGGATTTGCCATAGCAGTTTTTGCAGGTACAATTGGGTCAATAGGGCTTTTGCTTCGTAAGAAATGGGCCAGACCTTTGCTCCTTTTATCTGTTTTGGGATCTATCGTCCTGAATATCCACACCTTTTTTCTGAGCACTGCCTTGGAGGTCATGGGTTCTAACATTGTAATCATGCCCATAGTCGTTATTGTCTTTGGCATTTACCTTGTCTTCTTTGCCAAAAAGGGAATTCAAAAAGGATGGCTTAGTTAGCTTAGCTAAAAAAAAATGCAATAAAAAAACCGACAATGAAGTCGGTTTTTTTTGTATTATGCTTCTCCAGTAGGCCCAAAATTTAATGGGATTGGAGGTTGTTCATAATCTTTAATTGTTCCATGCGCTTTCTCAAACCTTGTCACATTATCGCTTAATGCTTTCAAGAATTTTTTGGCATGTTGTGGTGTTAACACAATCCTACTTTTCACCTTAGCCTTAGGGGCGCCAGGCATCATACTAATAAAATCTACAACAAATTCAGATACCGAATGATTGATGATTGCCAAATTGGAATATATCCCTTCAGCAGTTTTTTCATCTAACTCTATATTGATTTGTTTTTGGTTTTGATTTTTCTCAGCCATTGTATTTTATGTATTAAAAAAGAAAACCCTGACGATATCGTCAGGGTTTGTTTATTAGAATTTGAATTCCTCTTTTCGAGCCATGATTTCATCATATTCCTCTTTTGAGCCTACAATGATACTATCATAATCCCTCATACCTGTACCGGCAGGAATTTTATGTCCTACAATAACATTTTCCTTCAAGCCTTCCAAGGTATCAACTTTACCACTTACAGCGGCCTCATTCAATACTTTAGTAGTCTCTTGGAACGATGCCGCAGAGATAAATGATTTTGTCTGCAACGACGCACGTGTTATACCCTGTAAGATTGGAGTTGCCGTAGCAGCTACTGCATCTCTTGCACTGACAAGGGCCTTATCTGCTCTTCGCAATACTGAATTTTCATCTCTTAAGGCACGGGCAGATATAATCTGTCCTGCTTTAAGGCTTTCAGAATCTCCAGGTTCTTCAACAACCTTCATCCCGAAAATATCATCATTTTCACGGATAAAGTCGTCTTTGTGTACCAATTGATTCTCCAAGAATGTTGTATCCCCAGAATCTTCAATACGTACTTTACGCATCATCTGTCTAACAACAACCTCAAAATGCTTGTCATTAATTTTAACACCCTGTAAACGGTAAACTTCTTGTACTTCGTTTACCAAATACTGTTGTACTGCTGATGGCCCTTTGATTGCCAAAATATCTTCTGGGGTAATAGATCCATCAGATAGTGGCATACCAGCACGAACGTAATCGTTCTCCTGTACCAAAATCTGGTTTGAAAGTTTCACCAAGTATTTCTTGATTTCACCCAATTTAGACTCGATAATTATTTCACGGTTACCACGCTTGATTTTACCAAATGAAACAACACCATCAATCTCAGAAACAACCGCTGGGTTAGATGGGTTACGTGCTTCGAAAAGCTCTGTAACTCTTGGAAGACCACCCGTAATATCACCTGCTTTGGCAGATTTACGTGGAATCTTAACCAAGATCTTACCTTCTTTGATTTTATCGCCATCATCCACCATTATGTGAGAACCAACTGGTAAGTTGTATGAACGTAAAGTCTCTCCCTTACCATCCTTAATCAATAAGGTTGGGATAAGTTTCTTGTTCCTTGATTCAGAAATAACTTTCTCTTGGAAACCAGTCTGCTCATCAATCTCAACTTGGTATGTAATTCCTTGCTCAATATTTTCATAAGCAATCTGACCAGGAAATTCCGAAACAATTACACCGTTGTATGGATCCCACTGGCAAATTACAGTTCCCTTCTTGATTTTATCTCCATTCTTCACGAATAGTTGAGAACCGTAAGGAATATTATTTGTACTTAAGGTGATTCCGGTTGTAGCGTCAACAACTTTGATTTCAGAAGTTCTTGAAATAACAATGTTGGCTTTTTCGCCTTCACTGTTTTCTCCAACAACAGTTCTTAAATCTTCAATTTCAGCAACACCATCAAACTTCACTTCTAACTTGTTATCCTCAGAAATGTTACCGGCAATACCACCTACGTGGAACGTACGCAAGGTTAACTGTGTACCTGGTTCACCAATAGACTGTGCTGCAACAACACCAACTGCTTCACCTCGTTGCACCATTTTATTGGTTGCCAAGTTTCTACCGTAGCATTTACCGCAAATTCCTTTTGGAGCTTCACAAGTTAAGGCGGAACGTACTTCAATACTTTCAATCGGAGCCACTTCAACTCTTTTGACATCTGCTTCAGTAATTACCTCACCAGCGGTCAATAGTAATTCCTCATTCAATGGATTGTAAACATCATGAAGTGAAACTCTTCCTAGAATTCTTTCACCTAGAGTTTCTACTACTTCTTCGTTCTTCTTTAAGGCTTTGACTTCAATTCCTCTTAGTGTACCACAATCTTCAATATTGATGATTACATCTTGAGAAACATCTACCAAACGTCTTGTCAAGTATCCTGCATCCGCAGTTTTTAAAGCAGTATCCGCAAGACCTTTACGTGCACCGTGAGTTGAGATAAAGTATTCCAAAATGGACAACCCTTCCTTAAAGTTAGAAAGAATTGGGTTTTCAATAATCTCTCCTCCACCTGCAGTGGACTTTTTAGGCTTGGCCATCAAACCACGCATACCGGTCAATTGACGAATTTGCTCTTTAGAACCCCTTGCACCGGAATCCAACATCATATATACAGAGTTGAATCCTTGCTGATCTTCCCGAATTCGCTTCATGGCCAATTCTGTCAACATAGCATTTGTAGAAGTCCAAACATCAATAACTTGGTTATATCTTTCATTATTAGTGATAAGACCCATGTTATAGTTAGCCATAATTCCATCAACTTGCCCATTGGCTTCGTTGATCATTTCATGCTTCTCTGGTGGAATGATAATATCACCTAAACTGAAGGATAGACCCCCCTTAAAGGCAAAATCATACCCCATTGATTTTATCTTATCCAAAAATGCCGCAGTAGCAGGTACATCTGTAACCCCAAGAATATCACCAATGATATTTCTAAGAGATTTTTTGTTCAATACCTCATTGATATAGCCCGCTTCTTCTGGAACAACTGTGTTGAACAACACTCTACCAACCGTAGTTGCTATGATTTGATTTACAAGTTCTCCTTCTTCATTGAAATCTTTTGCTCTAACCTTGATTCCAGCATTCAAATCAACCATTCCTTCATTAAAGGCAATTTCTACTTCCTCAGCAGAATAGAACGTTAATCCTTCACCTTTGATAGGAACTTCTTTGGTTGACTTTCTTTCTTTGGTCATATAATAAAGACCCAATACCATATCCTGTGAAGGAACTGTAATTGGAGAACCATTAGCAGGATTCAAGATATTTTGAGATGCCAACATCAATAGTTGAGCTTCCAAAATAGCCTCTGGACCCAATGGCAAGTGTACTGCCATCTGGTCACCATCAAAATCCGCATTAAATGCTGTACATGCCAATGGGTGTAAACGAATAGCCTTACCTTCTATAAGTTTTGGCTGGAACGCTTGTATACCCAATCTGTGCAATGTAGGGGCACGGTTCAATAATACTGGATGTCCTTTAAGGACATTCTCAAGGATATCCCAAACTACAGGCTCCTTCTTATCTATAATTTTCTTCGCAGATTTTACGGTCTTTACAATTCCCCTTTCTATCAGTTTTCTAATTACAAAAGGTTTGTAAAGTTCCGCAGCCATATCTTTTGGAAGACCGCATTCGTAAAGGTTCATTTCTGGACCAACAACGATTACGGAACGAGCAGAATAATCCACACGTTTACCCAAAAGGTTCTGACGGAAACGACCTTGCTTACCTTTCAATGAATCTGAAAGTGATTTTAAAGGTCTGTTTGATTCTGTTTTTACCGCTGAAGCTTTTCTTGTATTATCAAAAAGAGAATCTACCGCTTCTTGAAGCATACGTTTCTCATTTCTCAAGATTACCTCGGGAGCTTTAATTTCCATCAATCGTTTTAAACGATTGTTACGGATAATTACCCTACGGTAGAGGTCATTTAAATCTGAAGTAGCAAAACGACCACCATCCAATGGAACCAATGGACGTAATTCTGGTGGAATAACCGGAACTACTTTCATGATCATCCACTCTGGTCTGTTTTCTCTATTATCTTGAGATTCACGCAAGGCCTCAACAACCTGAAGTCTTTTTAAAGCTTCTGTTTTACGTTGTTTTGAAGTCTCTGTATTTGCTTTATGCCTTAGACTATATGAAAGTTCTTCCAAGTCAATTCTGGACAATAAATCAATTAGACACTCCGCACCCATTTTGGCTACAAACTTATTAGGGTCTGTATCTTCCAAGTACTGGTTTTCAGCCGGAATGGATTCCAAAATATTAAGGTACTCCTCTTCAGTCAAGAAATCCATTTTATTGATTTCCTCACCTTCAGGTCCTTTGGCAATTCCAGGCTGGATTACAACATATCTTTCGTAATAGATAATCATATCCAACTTCTTGGAAGGTAACCCCAACAAGTATCCTATTTTATTTGGAAGGGAACGGAAATACCAGATATGCGCTACAGGAACCACAAGATTAATGTGCCCAACACGATCTCTACGTACTTTTTTCTCTGTTACTTCAACACCACAACGGTCACAAACAATACCACGGTAACGGATACGCTTATATTTACCACAAGCACATTCGTAATCCTTTACAGGACCAAAAATACGCTCACAGAACAACCCATCACGTTCAGGTTTGTGCGTTCTATAGTTAATAGTTTCAGGTTTTAAAACCTCTCCACGGGACTCGGCCAAGATTGACTCTGGAGAAGCCAGTCCTATGGAAATTTTATCAAACCTTTTTGGTGCGTTATTATCTTTTATTCTAGCCATAACAATATGGAGATGATATAATTAAAAATGCTTTTCTATAGTATTCTACTCTTCCAGTCTGATATCCAAACCTAATCCCTTAAGTTCGTGCATCAATACGTTGAAAGATTCTGGCAACCCAGGTTCTGGCATGGTTTCACCCTTAACGATGGATTCATACGTTTTTGCTCTTCCGATAACATCATCCGATTTAACGGTCAATATTTCTCGCAGTGTAGCTGAAGCTCCATACGCTTCAAGTGCCCAAACCTCCATCTCACCAAAACGCTGACCACCAAACTGGGCCTTACCACCCAATGGTTGTTGTGTTATCAACGAATATGGTCCAATAGATCTGGCGTGCATCTTGTCATCTACCATATGTCCTAATTTCAACATGTAGATAACACCTACTGTAGCTGCTTGATCAAAACGTTTTCCTGTTCCACCATCATAAAGGTATGTATGTCCAAATCTTGGTACACCAGCTTCATCAGTAAGTGCATTGATTTGATCTAAGGTGGCTCCATCAAAAATTGGGGTTCCGTACTTTCTTCCCAATTTAAGACCAGCCCATCCTAATACCGTCTCATAAATCTGACCAATGTTCATCCTAGAAGGTACTCCAAGTGGATTCAATACAATATCCACAGGTGTTCCATCTTCCAAGAAAGGCATATCCTCTTGACGAACAATACGTGCAACAATACCTTTGTTACCGTGACGTCCTGCCATTTTATCACCAACTTTTAGTTTACGTTTTTTAGCAATGTAAACTTTGGCCAACTTCATAATACCTGCAGGTAGTTCATCACCTACTGAAATAGTAAACTTGTCCCTTCTAAGGTTTCCTTGAATGTCATTCAATTTAATCTTATAGTTGTGCAACAAATCTGCTACTTGCTCATTGGTCTTATTGTCCGTTGTCCAGCTTCCACCCACTAAGTGAGCAAAATCATCAACAGCGTTCAACATTTTAATGGTGTATTTCTTTCCTTTTGGAAGTACTTCTTCACCAAGATCGTTCATTACACCTTGTGAAGTTTTTCCATTGATCAACCCAAACAGTTTTTCAATAAGAACATCTTTCAATTGTTCAAACTTCACTTCGTAATCCATCTCCAATCTAGAGATTGCTTCCTTATCTTCTGAACGTTTTCTCTTATCCTTAATAGAACGTGAGAATAATTTCTTATCGATAACAACACCTCTTAAAGATGGTGATGCTTTTAATGAAGCATCTTTTACGTCTCCTGCTTTATCACCAAAAATAGCACGCAACAGTTTTTCTTCTGGAGTTGGGTCAGATTCACCTTTTGGTGTAATCTTACCGATCAAAATATCACCAGGCTTAACTTCTGCACCAATTCTTATCATCCCGTGCTCATCCAAATCCTTAGTGGCTTCTTCAGAAACGTTGGGAATATCATTGGTGAGTTCTTCAGCACCTAATTTGGTATCTCTCACTTCCAATGCATACTCATCTATATGAATAGAAGTAAAGATATCTTCGCGCACTACTTTTTCCGAGATTACGATGGCATCCTCAAAGTTGTATCCTTTCCAAGGCATAAATGCCACTTTAAGGTTTCTACCAAGTGCCAACTCACCTTTTTCAGTTGCGTAACCTTCACATAGCACTTCTCCTTTTTTAACCTTATCTCCTTTTTTAACAATTGGTTTTAGGTTAATACTTGTTCCTTGGTTCGTTTTTCTAAACTTAACCAAGTTGTACGTTTTTGAGTCTTCTTCAAAGCTTACTAATCGCTCATCTTCAGACCTGATATATTTAATGGTTACTTTCTGAGCATCTACATATTCAATAACCCCATCTCCTTCTGCATTAATCAATACTCTAGAATCAGTAGCCACTTGTCTTTCTAAACCTGTACCTACAATTGGAGATTGTGGTTTTAACAATGGGACTGCCTGACGCATCATGTTTGACCCCATCAAAGCCCTGTTTGCATCATCATGTTCCAAGAACGGAATCAATGAGGCTGAAATGGAAGCAATCTGATTTGGAGCAACATCCGTATAGTTTACTTCTGACGGATCCACTACTGGGAAATCACCTTCTTCACGAGCAATTACTTTGTCATCTTGAATTTTCCCTTTCTCATCCATTGGGATGTTGGCTTGGGAAATCTTCATTCCTTCCTCCTCCTCAGCACTTAAGTACCTGAAATCCTTAGTATCAACAACACCATTCTCTACCTTACGGTATGGTGTTTCCAAGAAGCCCATTGGGTTTACTTTTGCAAATACAGAAAGTGAAGAAATCAAACCAATGTTTGGTCCTTCAGGTGTTTCAATCGGACATAATCTTCCGTAGTGCGTATAGTGAACATCACGTACCTCAAATCCTGCTCTTTCTCTTGAAAGTCCACCAGGTCCAAGTGCTGATAATCTTCTTTTATGTGTAATCTCTGCCAATGGATTTGTTTGATCCATGAACTGAGACAACTGGTTTGTTCCGAAGAATGAGTTAATAACGGAAGACAGTGTCTTTGCGTTAATCAAATCTATAGGAGTAAACACTTCGTTATCACGAACGTTCATACGCTCACGAATAGTACGTGCCATACGAGCCAAACCAACACCAAACTGAGATGACAGCTGCTCACCTACCGTTCTTACACGACGGTTGGACAAGTGATCAATATCATCAATCTCTGCTTTTGAGTTGATTAACTCAATCAAATACTTGATGATAGTAATGATATCTTCCTTGGTCAAGACCTGCTTGTCCATTCCAATATCCAACTGTAATTTTTTGTTCATTCTATAACGACCAACTTCACCTAAGTTATATCGTTGGTCAGAGAAGAACAATTTGTCTATAATACCTCGAGCTGTTTCCTCATCTGGCGGCTCAGCGTTACGCAATTGTCTGTAGATATGCTCCACCGCTTCTTTTTCAGAATTGGTAGGATCTTTCTGCAATGTATTATGAATAATTGCATAATCTGACTGCGCATTATTCTCTTTGTGAAGCAAGATGGTTTTTACATCAGCCTCTATAATTTCATTTATATGATCTTTTTCAAGAATGGTATCACGATCTAGGATAATTTCATTTCTCTCAATAGAAACTACTTCACCTGTATCTTCATCAACAAAATCCTCATGCCAAGTGTTCAGAACTCTTGCAGCCAATTTGCGTCCCAATACTTTTTTAAGACCTGCATTAGAAACTTTAACCTCCTCAGAAAGATCAAAGATTTCCAAAATATCCTTATCTCTTTCAAAACCGATTGCACGGAAAAGTGTAGTAACCGGTAATTTTTTCTTTCTATCAATATAAGCGTACATAACGCCATTGATATCTGTAGCAAATTCAATCCAAGAACCTTTGAAAGGAATTACTCTTGCAGAATATAGCTTTGTTCCATTTGCGTGAAAAGATTGTCCAAAGAAAACCCCTGGAGATCTATGCAGCTGTGAAACCACAACGCGCTCAGCGCCATTGATAACAAAGGTTCCACTGGGAGTCATGTATGGAATTGTACCCAAATACACATCTTGAACTATCGTTTCAAAATCTTCGTGTTCTGGATCGGTACAATATAATTTTAGACGCGCCTTTAAGGGAACGCTATAGGTAAGTCCACGTTCTATGCATTCTTGTATGGAATATCTTGGTGGATCTATAAAATAATCAAGAAACTCAAGTACAAACTGGTTTCTAGTGTCTGTAATTGGAAAATTTTCCATGAAGGTATTGTAGAGCCCTTCATTTCCTCTTTCATCAGATTTTGTTTCAAGTTGAAAAAAGTCTTGAAAAGATTTAATCTGAATGTCCAAGAAATCCGGATATTCCGGTATGTTCTTAGCGGATGCAAAATTTACTCTTTCAGTATTGTTTGTGAACATCTATGGACAAATTTTGATAGTGAATTCTCTAAAGGGTAACGTGCATCATCACACGCTGCTATTAAAACAGGCTAAGGTCTAACCATTATTATGGAAAGACCTTAACCAATATTTGTATGGTAAAAGCTACTATTTAAGCTCAACTTCCGCTCCTGCTTCTTCCAATGATTTTTTGATACCTTCTGCCTCATCTTTGGCAACACCTTCTTTAACAGCTTTTGGTGCGCTGTCAACAATGTCTTTAGCATCTTTCAATCCAAGACCAGTTAATTCTTTAACTAGTTTTACAACTGCCAATTTAGAACCACCAGCAGCTGTAAGGATTACATCAAATTCTGATTTTTCCTCAGCAGCTTCAGCGTCACCACCGCCAGCAGCACCGCCAGCAACAGCTACTGCAGCAGCAGCAGGCTCAATACCATATTCTTCTTTTAAAATGTCGGCTAACTCATTTACCTCTTTTACTGTAAGGTTTACCAACTGTTCTGCAAAATCTTTTAAATCTGCCATTTTTCTATCGTTTAATCAAATTTTTAAAAATATACTTAGTTTATTGTGCGCGAATTATTTTTCAGATAATGTTTTAAGGATACCGGCCAATTTACCGCCACCAGATTTAAGACCAGAAATAACGTTCTTGGCTGGTGATTGTAACAATCCGATAATCTCCCCAATAACCTCTTCTTTAGACTTGATATCTACAAGTGAGTCAAGGTTTTCATCACCTAAATAGATAGCCTCTGCTATAAATGCTCCTTTAAGTAATGGTTTATCTGATTTTTTTCTGAAATTTTTGATAAGTTTCGCAGGAGCGTTCCCTGTTTCGGATAACATCAAAGATGTATTTCCTTTTAAAACATCAGGAAGTTCTCCAAACTCCTTATCAGAAGCTTCCATTGCTTTTGCAAGCAAGGTGTTTTTAACAACTGCAAGTTTAATATTAGCCTTAAAACATGCCCTTCTTAAATTTGAAGTGGCAACGGCATCCAACCCTGAAATATCCGCCAAATAAATATTAGCGCTATCAGCCAACTGTGCAGTCAAATCTTCTATTACGATTGCTTTTTCTTCTCTTGTCATAGTTAAAATATTGAACTACCAGTTACGAAACTGCTTTTGGATCTAATTGAACACTAGGACTCATTGTACTGGACAAATAGATGCTCTTCATATAAACACCTTTTGCAGCAGCTGGTCTCATTTTTACCAAAGTATCTAACAATTCTTTGGCATTACCAGCAATCTTATCTGCAGAGAAAGATGTTTTCCCAATTGCAGCGTGTACTATTCCAGTCTTGTCCACTTTAAAATCAATCTTACCGGCCTTAACCTCAGATACCGCTTTTGCAACATCCATAGTTACTGTACCAGTTTTTGGATTGGGCATTAAA is a genomic window of Flagellimonas sp. CMM7 containing:
- the rpoB gene encoding DNA-directed RNA polymerase subunit beta, whose amino-acid sequence is MFTNNTERVNFASAKNIPEYPDFLDIQIKSFQDFFQLETKSDERGNEGLYNTFMENFPITDTRNQFVLEFLDYFIDPPRYSIQECIERGLTYSVPLKARLKLYCTDPEHEDFETIVQDVYLGTIPYMTPSGTFVINGAERVVVSQLHRSPGVFFGQSFHANGTKLYSARVIPFKGSWIEFATDINGVMYAYIDRKKKLPVTTLFRAIGFERDKDILEIFDLSEEVKVSNAGLKKVLGRKLAARVLNTWHEDFVDEDTGEVVSIERNEIILDRDTILEKDHINEIIEADVKTILLHKENNAQSDYAIIHNTLQKDPTNSEKEAVEHIYRQLRNAEPPDEETARGIIDKLFFSDQRYNLGEVGRYRMNKKLQLDIGMDKQVLTKEDIITIIKYLIELINSKAEIDDIDHLSNRRVRTVGEQLSSQFGVGLARMARTIRERMNVRDNEVFTPIDLINAKTLSSVINSFFGTNQLSQFMDQTNPLAEITHKRRLSALGPGGLSRERAGFEVRDVHYTHYGRLCPIETPEGPNIGLISSLSVFAKVNPMGFLETPYRKVENGVVDTKDFRYLSAEEEEGMKISQANIPMDEKGKIQDDKVIAREEGDFPVVDPSEVNYTDVAPNQIASISASLIPFLEHDDANRALMGSNMMRQAVPLLKPQSPIVGTGLERQVATDSRVLINAEGDGVIEYVDAQKVTIKYIRSEDERLVSFEEDSKTYNLVKFRKTNQGTSINLKPIVKKGDKVKKGEVLCEGYATEKGELALGRNLKVAFMPWKGYNFEDAIVISEKVVREDIFTSIHIDEYALEVRDTKLGAEELTNDIPNVSEEATKDLDEHGMIRIGAEVKPGDILIGKITPKGESDPTPEEKLLRAIFGDKAGDVKDASLKASPSLRGVVIDKKLFSRSIKDKRKRSEDKEAISRLEMDYEVKFEQLKDVLIEKLFGLINGKTSQGVMNDLGEEVLPKGKKYTIKMLNAVDDFAHLVGGSWTTDNKTNEQVADLLHNYKIKLNDIQGNLRRDKFTISVGDELPAGIMKLAKVYIAKKRKLKVGDKMAGRHGNKGIVARIVRQEDMPFLEDGTPVDIVLNPLGVPSRMNIGQIYETVLGWAGLKLGRKYGTPIFDGATLDQINALTDEAGVPRFGHTYLYDGGTGKRFDQAATVGVIYMLKLGHMVDDKMHARSIGPYSLITQQPLGGKAQFGGQRFGEMEVWALEAYGASATLREILTVKSDDVIGRAKTYESIVKGETMPEPGLPESFNVLMHELKGLGLDIRLEE
- the rplJ gene encoding 50S ribosomal protein L10, with amino-acid sequence MTREEKAIVIEDLTAQLADSANIYLADISGLDAVATSNLRRACFKANIKLAVVKNTLLAKAMEASDKEFGELPDVLKGNTSLMLSETGNAPAKLIKNFRKKSDKPLLKGAFIAEAIYLGDENLDSLVDIKSKEEVIGEIIGLLQSPAKNVISGLKSGGGKLAGILKTLSEK
- a CDS encoding DUF3467 domain-containing protein, which gives rise to MAEKNQNQKQINIELDEKTAEGIYSNLAIINHSVSEFVVDFISMMPGAPKAKVKSRIVLTPQHAKKFLKALSDNVTRFEKAHGTIKDYEQPPIPLNFGPTGEA
- a CDS encoding peptide chain release factor 3 gives rise to the protein MDFDKEIARRRTFGIISHPDAGKTTLTEKLLLFGGAIQEAGAVKNNKIKKSATSDFMEIERQRGISVATSVLAFIYNDKKINILDTPGHKDFAEDTFRTLTAVDSVIVVIDVAKGVEEQTEKLVEVCRMRNIPMIVFINKLDREGKDAFDLLDEVEQKLGLSVTPLSFPIGMGYDFKGIYNIYEKNINLFSGNSKKNIEETIAFTDIENPELDNIIGESAAQELRDNLELVSGVYPEFDKDAYLKGQQQPVFFGSALNNFGVRELLDCFVEIAPTPRPKMAEERLVEASEKDFSGFVFKIHANMDPKHRDRLAFIKIVSGTFERNTPYLHVRHNKKLKFSSPNAFFAEKKEIVDISYPGDIVGLHDTGNFKIGDTLTNGEKLSYKGIPSFSPEHFRYINNADPMKAKQLYKGIDQLMDEGVAQLFTLELNGRKVIGTVGALQYEVIQYRLEHEYGAKCTYENFPVHKACWVEADDASNDEFKEFKRVKQKFLAIDKRGQLVFLADSQFSLQMTQQKYPSVKLHFTSEFD
- the rpoC gene encoding DNA-directed RNA polymerase subunit beta' — protein: MARIKDNNAPKRFDKISIGLASPESILAESRGEVLKPETINYRTHKPERDGLFCERIFGPVKDYECACGKYKRIRYRGIVCDRCGVEVTEKKVRRDRVGHINLVVPVAHIWYFRSLPNKIGYLLGLPSKKLDMIIYYERYVVIQPGIAKGPEGEEINKMDFLTEEEYLNILESIPAENQYLEDTDPNKFVAKMGAECLIDLLSRIDLEELSYSLRHKANTETSKQRKTEALKRLQVVEALRESQDNRENRPEWMIMKVVPVIPPELRPLVPLDGGRFATSDLNDLYRRVIIRNNRLKRLMEIKAPEVILRNEKRMLQEAVDSLFDNTRKASAVKTESNRPLKSLSDSLKGKQGRFRQNLLGKRVDYSARSVIVVGPEMNLYECGLPKDMAAELYKPFVIRKLIERGIVKTVKSAKKIIDKKEPVVWDILENVLKGHPVLLNRAPTLHRLGIQAFQPKLIEGKAIRLHPLACTAFNADFDGDQMAVHLPLGPEAILEAQLLMLASQNILNPANGSPITVPSQDMVLGLYYMTKERKSTKEVPIKGEGLTFYSAEEVEIAFNEGMVDLNAGIKVRAKDFNEEGELVNQIIATTVGRVLFNTVVPEEAGYINEVLNKKSLRNIIGDILGVTDVPATAAFLDKIKSMGYDFAFKGGLSFSLGDIIIPPEKHEMINEANGQVDGIMANYNMGLITNNERYNQVIDVWTSTNAMLTELAMKRIREDQQGFNSVYMMLDSGARGSKEQIRQLTGMRGLMAKPKKSTAGGGEIIENPILSNFKEGLSILEYFISTHGARKGLADTALKTADAGYLTRRLVDVSQDVIINIEDCGTLRGIEVKALKKNEEVVETLGERILGRVSLHDVYNPLNEELLLTAGEVITEADVKRVEVAPIESIEVRSALTCEAPKGICGKCYGRNLATNKMVQRGEAVGVVAAQSIGEPGTQLTLRTFHVGGIAGNISEDNKLEVKFDGVAEIEDLRTVVGENSEGEKANIVISRTSEIKVVDATTGITLSTNNIPYGSQLFVKNGDKIKKGTVICQWDPYNGVIVSEFPGQIAYENIEQGITYQVEIDEQTGFQEKVISESRNKKLIPTLLIKDGKGETLRSYNLPVGSHIMVDDGDKIKEGKILVKIPRKSAKAGDITGGLPRVTELFEARNPSNPAVVSEIDGVVSFGKIKRGNREIIIESKLGEIKKYLVKLSNQILVQENDYVRAGMPLSDGSITPEDILAIKGPSAVQQYLVNEVQEVYRLQGVKINDKHFEVVVRQMMRKVRIEDSGDTTFLENQLVHKDDFIRENDDIFGMKVVEEPGDSESLKAGQIISARALRDENSVLRRADKALVSARDAVAATATPILQGITRASLQTKSFISAASFQETTKVLNEAAVSGKVDTLEGLKENVIVGHKIPAGTGMRDYDSIIVGSKEEYDEIMARKEEFKF
- the rplL gene encoding 50S ribosomal protein L7/L12, producing MADLKDFAEQLVNLTVKEVNELADILKEEYGIEPAAAAVAVAGGAAGGGDAEAAEEKSEFDVILTAAGGSKLAVVKLVKELTGLGLKDAKDIVDSAPKAVKEGVAKDEAEGIKKSLEEAGAEVELK